In Bifidobacteriaceae bacterium, the following proteins share a genomic window:
- the nrdR gene encoding transcriptional regulator NrdR, which translates to MHCPFCRHEDSRVIDSRTAEDGTSTRRRRQCQSCSRRFTTVETVALAVIKRCGTTEPFSRDKVVRGVRRACQGRPVSEDQLTMLAHQVEDQIRSTGAAEVDSHQVGLAVLGPLRRLDEVAYLRFASVYRSFESIDDFLKEIAVLRGPGEDNDLEQEQES; encoded by the coding sequence GTGCATTGCCCGTTCTGCCGCCATGAGGACTCGCGCGTGATCGACTCGCGGACGGCCGAGGATGGCACCTCGACCCGTCGGCGCCGCCAGTGCCAATCGTGTTCGCGGCGCTTCACCACCGTGGAGACGGTGGCGCTTGCGGTCATCAAGCGGTGCGGCACAACGGAGCCGTTCAGCCGGGACAAGGTGGTGCGCGGAGTGCGGCGGGCCTGCCAGGGCCGCCCGGTCAGCGAAGACCAGTTGACCATGCTGGCCCATCAGGTTGAAGACCAGATCCGGTCAACCGGCGCGGCCGAGGTCGATTCGCACCAGGTGGGGCTGGCAGTGCTCGGCCCGCTCAGGCGGCTGGACGAGGTCGCGTACCTCCGGTTCGCCTCGGTCTACCGCTCTTTTGAGTCAATTGACGACTTCCTCAAGGAGATCGCCGTCCTTCGAGGACCAGGCGAAGACAACGATTTGGAACAGGAACAGGAATCATGA
- the dapF gene encoding diaminopimelate epimerase codes for MAYADRVPNDMTPLPEGLAFTKGQGTGNDFVLYADPAGERPLTKELAAALADRRFGIGGDGVMRAVRASATEDGADAAAAGAEWFMDYRNADGSLAEMCGNGIRVFAAFLLAEGLADLSDGQGLRIGTRGGVVTVRQEDQDYVVDLGTWKFCGGQGAVRRGCDRQVFVDGLDRPLGGLTVDVGNPHVVAPVTAEELAALDLSDAPKLTPAPTAGANVEFALIDRAAGVIKMRVYERGVGETLSCGTGAAAAALAAWAWAGAAGPTTWTVEVPGGTLGVRMVDDVVELTGPAKLVAKGEIL; via the coding sequence TTGGCTTATGCTGACCGGGTGCCAAACGACATGACCCCCTTGCCGGAGGGGTTGGCCTTTACCAAGGGTCAGGGCACCGGCAACGATTTTGTGCTGTACGCGGATCCCGCGGGGGAGCGCCCGCTGACCAAGGAATTGGCGGCGGCGCTGGCGGACCGGCGATTCGGGATTGGCGGCGATGGCGTCATGAGGGCCGTTCGCGCGTCGGCGACCGAAGACGGGGCCGACGCGGCGGCGGCCGGGGCCGAATGGTTCATGGACTACCGCAACGCGGACGGGTCGCTGGCGGAGATGTGCGGCAACGGCATCCGCGTCTTCGCGGCGTTCCTGCTGGCCGAGGGGCTGGCCGACCTGTCGGACGGACAGGGCCTGCGGATAGGCACGCGCGGCGGCGTGGTCACCGTCCGCCAAGAGGACCAGGACTATGTGGTCGACCTGGGGACGTGGAAGTTCTGCGGCGGCCAGGGGGCCGTCCGGCGCGGTTGCGACAGGCAGGTCTTCGTCGACGGCCTGGACCGGCCGCTCGGCGGGCTGACGGTCGACGTCGGCAATCCGCATGTCGTGGCGCCCGTCACGGCCGAAGAACTGGCCGCCTTGGACTTGTCGGACGCGCCCAAGCTGACGCCGGCGCCGACGGCCGGCGCGAACGTCGAGTTCGCGCTGATCGACCGGGCGGCGGGCGTGATCAAGATGCGGGTTTACGAACGCGGCGTGGGGGAGACCTTGTCTTGCGGCACCGGCGCTGCGGCGGCGGCCCTGGCCGCCTGGGCCTGGGCGGGCGCGGCGGGCCCGACCACCTGGACCGTGGAGGTTCCCGGCGGAACCCTGGGCGTCCGGATGGTGGACGACGTGGTCGAGTTGACCGGCCCGGCCAAGCTGGTCGCCAAGGGCGAAATCCTCTGA
- a CDS encoding methyltransferase gives MSHYFEPAPEVPPRELKEFEVRLAGAPARVVSAPGVFASGRLDLGTAQLLRTEDRLGGAIPATGQFLDLGCGWGPIALTLARLAPAAQVWAVDVNPRALQLAALNAERLGLANVRAALPGAVPAGLEFDLLWSNPPIRIGKDALRRLLREWLGRLRAGAHADLVVQKNLGADSLSRWLDSEPGWRAAKLASAKGYRIIRAARTA, from the coding sequence GTGTCGCATTACTTTGAACCCGCCCCCGAGGTCCCGCCCCGTGAACTGAAGGAGTTCGAAGTCCGCCTGGCCGGAGCCCCCGCCCGTGTGGTCTCCGCGCCGGGAGTCTTCGCTTCCGGCCGCCTGGACCTTGGCACCGCGCAGTTGCTGCGGACCGAGGACCGACTGGGCGGCGCTATCCCCGCGACCGGCCAGTTCCTGGACTTGGGCTGCGGCTGGGGACCCATCGCCCTCACCCTGGCCCGCCTGGCGCCCGCGGCGCAGGTTTGGGCTGTGGACGTCAACCCGCGCGCGCTCCAGTTGGCCGCCCTGAACGCCGAGCGGCTCGGCCTGGCCAACGTCCGCGCCGCCTTGCCCGGCGCCGTTCCCGCCGGTCTCGAATTCGACTTGCTGTGGTCCAATCCGCCAATCCGGATCGGCAAGGACGCGCTGCGCCGGCTGCTGCGGGAATGGCTTGGCCGTCTGCGCGCGGGCGCGCACGCGGACCTGGTGGTCCAAAAGAACCTCGGGGCCGATTCGCTCAGCCGTTGGCTTGACTCCGAGCCGGGTTGGCGCGCCGCGAAGCTGGCCAGCGCGAAAGGCTACCGAATCATCCGGGCGGCCCGCACCGCCTGA
- the hflX gene encoding GTPase HflX, producing MTESRWPPRQGPATAQTAGSGGGGGQGRTPGQEPREHSRDERWDQLEREERAALQRVAGLATELDDVSEVEYRQLRLERVVLVGLYGGDVTKTEAEASLGELAALAETAGSEVLDAVLQKRPQPDPATYLGSGKAAELADLVKTLGADTVVTDSELAPSQRRALEDVVKVKVVDRTAVILDIFASHAKSREGRAQVELAQLEYLLPRLRGWGESMSRQAGGRVAGGAGIGSRGPGETKIELDRRRIRTRMAKLRRDIKAMAPGRAARRSQRERAGVPSVGLVGYTNAGKSSLLNALTGANVLVDDQLFATLDPTVRAVKTGDGRLYTIADTVGFVRRLPHELVDAFASTLEESALADVLLHVVDASAPDAEGRIEAVRQTLAEIAGPQERGRELMVFTKSDAADPAELDLLMSAHPGSVAVSSRTGQGLEDLGRAIERALPRPPVEVDVVVPFTRGDLVARTHRQGEILGQTYEAAGTRLRARVPEALAAELAGVDAAVG from the coding sequence ATGACTGAATCAAGGTGGCCACCGCGCCAAGGTCCGGCGACCGCCCAAACGGCCGGTTCGGGCGGCGGCGGCGGGCAGGGCCGAACGCCCGGGCAAGAGCCGCGGGAGCATTCCCGTGACGAGCGGTGGGACCAACTGGAGCGCGAGGAGCGCGCGGCCCTGCAACGAGTCGCCGGCCTGGCGACCGAACTCGACGACGTCAGCGAGGTCGAGTACCGCCAACTGCGCCTGGAACGGGTCGTGCTGGTCGGCCTGTACGGCGGCGACGTCACCAAAACGGAGGCGGAGGCGTCCCTCGGCGAACTGGCGGCACTGGCGGAGACGGCGGGTTCGGAGGTGTTGGACGCGGTTTTGCAGAAGCGTCCGCAGCCCGACCCGGCCACCTACCTGGGCTCTGGCAAAGCGGCCGAGTTGGCGGACCTGGTCAAGACTCTGGGGGCGGACACGGTTGTGACCGACTCGGAGTTGGCCCCGTCTCAGAGGCGGGCGCTGGAAGACGTGGTCAAAGTGAAGGTGGTTGACCGCACGGCGGTCATTCTCGACATTTTCGCCTCGCACGCCAAGTCCAGGGAGGGGCGCGCGCAGGTCGAACTGGCCCAGTTGGAATATCTGCTGCCGCGCCTGCGCGGCTGGGGCGAGTCGATGTCCCGTCAGGCTGGCGGCCGGGTGGCCGGCGGCGCCGGGATCGGCTCGCGCGGCCCGGGTGAGACCAAGATCGAGTTGGACCGCCGCCGCATCCGCACCCGGATGGCAAAGCTCCGCCGCGACATCAAGGCCATGGCGCCGGGCAGGGCGGCGCGCCGGTCCCAGCGCGAGCGGGCCGGGGTTCCCTCGGTCGGCCTGGTCGGCTACACCAACGCCGGGAAGTCTTCGCTGCTCAACGCGCTCACGGGCGCAAACGTGCTGGTGGACGACCAGCTTTTCGCCACCCTCGACCCCACCGTGCGGGCGGTCAAGACCGGCGACGGCCGCCTCTACACCATTGCCGACACGGTCGGGTTTGTGCGCCGGTTGCCCCACGAGTTGGTCGACGCCTTCGCCTCCACTTTGGAGGAGTCGGCTTTGGCGGACGTTCTGCTGCACGTCGTGGACGCCTCGGCGCCGGACGCGGAGGGCCGCATCGAAGCCGTCCGCCAGACGTTGGCGGAGATCGCCGGGCCCCAGGAGCGGGGCCGGGAGTTGATGGTTTTCACCAAGTCCGATGCCGCCGACCCGGCCGAGCTAGACCTGTTGATGTCCGCTCATCCCGGTTCGGTCGCCGTCTCCTCGCGCACAGGCCAGGGCTTGGAGGACCTGGGCCGGGCGATTGAGCGGGCGCTGCCCCGTCCGCCGGTCGAGGTCGACGTGGTGGTGCCGTTCACCAGGGGCGACTTGGTCGCGCGAACCCACCGGCAGGGCGAGATCCTGGGGCAAACCTATGAGGCTGCGGGCACGCGCCTGCGCGCCCGCGTCCCGGAGGCGCTGGCCGCAGAATTGGCCGGAGTGGACGCGGCGGTGGGCTGA
- a CDS encoding vitamin B12-dependent ribonucleotide reductase, whose translation MTQTTSTPAARQLDRGLTIPRVFSKPSVHPYAEVDWEARDVVQTNWKTGEMVFAQYGAEFPSFWSVNASTIVATKYFRGALDTPEREYSLRQVIDRVVGKYRQAGLDAGYFASPKDAEVFGDELTWLLLHQHFSFNSPVWFNVGTPSPQQVSACFILSVDDSMESILNWYREEGMIFKGGSGSGVNLSRIRSSKELLRSSGGTASGPVSFMRGADASAGTIKSGGATRRAAKMVVLDIDHPDIEEFVATKAHEEKKIRALRDAGFDMDLDGRDISSVQYQNANNSVRVSDEFMRAVENGASFGLRGRLNGEVIEEVDARQLFRKVAQAAWECADPGIQYDDTINAWHTSPETGRITASNPCSEYMHLDNSSCNLASLNLLAFVGSDGAFEVARFERAVELIITAMDISITFADFPTESIGATTRRFRQLGIGYANLGALLMASGLAYDSDAGRSLAAAITSLMTAAAYRRSAELAAVVGPYDGYAQNAAAHQRVMRKHHAANDALTPSSALDGDVHRAASKAWEDVLRLGQENGWRNAQASVLAPTGTIGFMMDCDTTGIEPDFSLVKYKKLVGGGSMQIVNRTVPLALAKLGYEPETIEAIVEHITEHGHVVDAPGLKTEHYPVFDCAVGQRSIGPMGHVRMMAAAQPFLSGAISKTVNLPESATVEEIEDVYFQGWKLGLKALAIYRDNCKVSQPLSDAKANKEPKANAAPSHQPSRRRLPKRRYSITTSFSVGGAQGYITAGCFDNEHRELGEVFLKLGKQGSTLAGVMDAFSIAVSIGLQYGVPLETFVQKFTNQRFEPAGLTDDPDVRMAQSVMDYIFRRLALDHLSFEARSALGIYTAAERERQLETGSYDDFEDVDPDTVSQGVAIERGHATSAAPDKRVHSTAELFEALQGRAADAPICMTCGTKMRPSGSCHVCEGCGATSGCS comes from the coding sequence ATGACCCAGACAACTTCGACCCCTGCCGCCCGCCAGCTTGACCGCGGATTAACCATACCGAGAGTGTTTTCCAAGCCGTCCGTTCATCCCTACGCGGAGGTCGACTGGGAGGCGCGGGACGTGGTCCAGACCAACTGGAAGACGGGGGAGATGGTCTTCGCCCAGTATGGCGCGGAGTTCCCGAGCTTCTGGTCGGTCAACGCCTCCACGATCGTCGCCACCAAGTATTTTCGCGGCGCCCTGGACACCCCCGAGCGGGAATACTCCCTGCGCCAAGTCATCGACCGGGTGGTCGGCAAGTACCGGCAGGCGGGTTTGGACGCCGGCTATTTCGCCAGCCCCAAGGACGCCGAGGTCTTCGGCGACGAGTTGACCTGGCTGCTGTTGCACCAGCACTTCTCGTTCAACTCGCCGGTTTGGTTCAATGTGGGCACCCCCTCCCCGCAGCAGGTCTCGGCTTGCTTCATCTTGTCGGTTGACGACTCCATGGAGTCGATTCTGAACTGGTACCGGGAAGAGGGCATGATCTTCAAAGGCGGCTCCGGCTCGGGGGTCAACCTGTCGCGAATCCGGTCCTCAAAGGAACTGCTGCGCTCGTCTGGCGGCACGGCATCGGGACCCGTGTCGTTCATGCGCGGCGCGGACGCCTCCGCCGGGACCATCAAGTCCGGCGGCGCCACCAGGCGCGCCGCCAAAATGGTCGTCTTGGACATTGACCACCCCGACATCGAGGAGTTCGTGGCGACCAAGGCGCACGAGGAGAAGAAGATCCGGGCGTTGCGAGACGCCGGCTTCGACATGGACCTGGACGGGCGGGACATCTCTTCGGTCCAGTACCAGAATGCCAACAACTCCGTCCGGGTGTCCGACGAATTCATGCGGGCGGTGGAGAACGGCGCCAGCTTCGGTCTGCGCGGCCGCCTGAACGGCGAGGTCATCGAAGAGGTTGACGCCCGCCAACTGTTCCGGAAGGTGGCCCAGGCGGCCTGGGAGTGCGCCGATCCGGGGATCCAGTACGACGACACGATCAACGCTTGGCACACCTCGCCGGAAACCGGGCGCATCACGGCCTCGAACCCCTGCTCCGAGTACATGCACCTGGACAACTCGTCTTGCAACTTGGCCTCGCTGAACCTACTCGCCTTCGTGGGATCCGACGGCGCCTTCGAAGTGGCCCGGTTTGAGCGGGCGGTCGAATTGATCATCACCGCAATGGACATCTCGATCACCTTCGCCGATTTCCCGACCGAGTCGATTGGGGCGACCACCAGGCGCTTTAGGCAACTTGGGATTGGGTACGCCAACTTGGGCGCGCTGCTCATGGCCTCCGGCCTGGCCTATGACTCGGACGCCGGGCGTTCGCTCGCGGCCGCCATCACCTCGCTGATGACCGCCGCGGCCTACCGGCGCTCGGCCGAACTGGCGGCGGTCGTCGGCCCCTATGACGGCTACGCCCAAAACGCCGCCGCCCACCAGCGGGTGATGCGCAAACACCACGCCGCCAACGACGCGCTGACCCCCTCCTCCGCTCTTGACGGGGACGTGCATCGGGCTGCGTCGAAGGCGTGGGAGGACGTGCTGCGCCTGGGGCAGGAGAACGGGTGGCGCAACGCCCAGGCCTCGGTGCTGGCGCCCACCGGCACAATCGGCTTCATGATGGACTGCGACACAACCGGCATTGAGCCGGACTTCTCGCTGGTCAAGTACAAGAAACTGGTCGGCGGCGGGTCCATGCAGATTGTCAACCGGACCGTGCCGCTGGCGCTCGCCAAGCTGGGCTACGAGCCGGAGACCATCGAGGCGATCGTCGAGCACATCACCGAGCACGGCCATGTGGTGGACGCCCCAGGCCTCAAGACCGAGCACTACCCGGTCTTCGACTGCGCCGTGGGCCAGCGGTCGATCGGCCCCATGGGCCACGTGCGCATGATGGCGGCGGCCCAGCCGTTCCTGTCCGGGGCCATCTCCAAGACGGTCAACCTGCCCGAATCGGCCACCGTCGAGGAAATCGAGGACGTCTATTTCCAAGGTTGGAAGCTGGGCCTCAAGGCGCTGGCGATCTACCGCGACAACTGCAAGGTGTCGCAGCCGCTCTCAGACGCCAAAGCGAACAAGGAGCCCAAGGCCAACGCCGCGCCGTCGCATCAGCCGTCCCGGCGGCGGCTGCCGAAGCGGCGGTATTCGATCACCACGTCCTTCTCCGTGGGGGGCGCCCAGGGGTACATCACTGCGGGCTGCTTCGACAACGAGCACCGCGAACTGGGCGAGGTCTTCCTGAAACTCGGCAAGCAGGGCTCCACCCTGGCCGGGGTGATGGACGCCTTCTCGATCGCGGTTTCGATCGGCCTGCAGTACGGGGTGCCCCTGGAGACCTTTGTCCAGAAGTTCACCAACCAGCGTTTCGAGCCGGCCGGCCTGACAGACGACCCGGACGTGCGGATGGCCCAGTCGGTGATGGACTACATTTTCCGCCGCCTGGCCTTGGACCACCTGTCCTTCGAGGCCCGTTCGGCGCTCGGCATCTACACGGCGGCGGAACGCGAGCGCCAACTGGAGACCGGTTCCTACGACGATTTCGAGGACGTGGACCCGGACACGGTCAGCCAGGGCGTCGCGATTGAACGGGGACACGCCACCAGCGCGGCCCCGGACAAGCGCGTGCATTCGACAGCCGAACTGTTCGAGGCCCTTCAGGGCCGGGCGGCGGACGCCCCCATCTGCATGACTTGCGGCACCAAGATGCGGCCCTCCGGCTCCTGCCACGTCTGCGAGGGCTGCGGCGCCACCAGCGGCTGCAGCTGA
- the lexA gene encoding transcriptional repressor LexA: MNQDKKYPKTTQRGLSPRQRAILDVIKESLERRGYAPSMREIGDAVNLTSPSSVKHQLEVIEAKGYLRRDRRLPRAMEVIDPNADMPQLLRPGAEEPKPRYVPLVGRIAAGHPILAEQNVEALYPLPRELVGDGEVFMLTVHGDSMIDAAIANGDKVVVRRQPTAENGEIVVALIGDEATVKTLDTSTNRVWLRAANPAYEPIEGHKARILGRVTCVLRSL; encoded by the coding sequence ATGAATCAAGACAAGAAGTACCCCAAGACAACCCAGCGCGGCCTGTCCCCCAGGCAACGGGCCATCCTGGACGTGATCAAGGAGTCACTGGAGCGCCGCGGCTACGCCCCGTCAATGCGGGAGATCGGCGACGCGGTCAACCTGACCAGCCCCTCCAGCGTCAAGCACCAACTCGAGGTGATCGAGGCGAAAGGCTATCTCCGCCGCGACCGCCGCCTGCCCCGCGCCATGGAGGTGATCGATCCGAACGCCGACATGCCCCAACTGCTGCGACCGGGCGCGGAAGAGCCCAAACCGCGGTATGTGCCGTTGGTGGGCCGGATCGCCGCGGGCCATCCCATCCTGGCCGAACAGAACGTCGAAGCCCTGTATCCGCTTCCCCGCGAACTGGTCGGCGACGGCGAGGTCTTCATGTTGACTGTCCACGGCGACTCCATGATTGACGCCGCCATCGCGAACGGCGACAAGGTGGTGGTGCGGCGGCAGCCGACTGCTGAGAACGGCGAGATCGTGGTCGCCCTGATCGGCGACGAGGCGACCGTCAAGACCCTCGACACCTCCACCAACCGGGTGTGGCTGCGCGCGGCCAACCCGGCCTACGAGCCGATAGAGGGGCACAAGGCCCGCATCCTCGGCCGGGTCACCTGCGTTCTCCGCAGCCTCTAG
- a CDS encoding LysM peptidoglycan-binding domain-containing protein: MYYVKGRRVMTAVMMASGTRGPVGKWAGTRAPRRAVRQDVAGGAWTGGMAPRSRTGARPRPGGQASELTRRGWIVVAGLALALAAGAFRAGAATADERYVPTRQVVVQSGDTLWSIASALADGGQDVQGVVTRLQRINGLRGSTLQVGDVLEVPRE; the protein is encoded by the coding sequence ATGTACTACGTGAAGGGAAGGCGAGTTATGACAGCGGTGATGATGGCCTCCGGGACGCGGGGGCCGGTTGGCAAGTGGGCCGGCACGCGGGCCCCGCGGCGGGCGGTTCGCCAAGATGTCGCGGGCGGCGCGTGGACCGGCGGGATGGCTCCCCGGAGCCGGACAGGCGCCCGGCCCCGGCCTGGCGGCCAAGCCTCGGAATTGACGCGGCGCGGTTGGATCGTGGTCGCCGGGTTGGCCCTCGCGCTGGCGGCCGGAGCGTTTCGGGCCGGCGCGGCCACGGCGGACGAGCGCTATGTGCCGACCCGGCAAGTGGTGGTGCAGTCCGGCGACACGCTCTGGTCGATCGCCAGCGCGCTGGCGGACGGCGGCCAAGACGTGCAAGGCGTGGTGACCCGTTTGCAACGTATCAACGGGCTGAGGGGCTCCACGCTCCAGGTCGGCGACGTGCTGGAGGTTCCAAGGGAGTGA
- a CDS encoding helix-turn-helix transcriptional regulator, which translates to MVKRPSTLAVRDLARFGVNLANWRKIQRLTARMVAERAGISRDTLRAIEHGQGGVSIENVFRVLRVLGQSEAVIRAVDALNSDHGRLVAERALVSRVRTPK; encoded by the coding sequence GTGGTCAAGCGGCCGTCGACCCTGGCAGTTCGAGACCTGGCTCGGTTCGGCGTGAACCTGGCAAACTGGCGGAAGATCCAGCGATTGACCGCACGGATGGTGGCGGAACGGGCTGGAATCAGCCGCGACACCCTGCGCGCCATTGAGCATGGGCAGGGCGGCGTGTCGATCGAGAACGTGTTCCGCGTGCTGCGGGTTCTGGGCCAGTCAGAGGCGGTGATCAGGGCAGTTGACGCGCTGAACTCGGATCACGGCCGGTTGGTGGCGGAGCGCGCCCTGGTGTCTCGGGTGAGGACTCCGAAGTGA